A DNA window from Aureibaculum sp. 2308TA14-22 contains the following coding sequences:
- a CDS encoding hydroxypyruvate isomerase family protein, with product MQRRNFLKKTALASTFALTSSTFYPLTRSKQTNLKNEFPLKYAPHAGMFKNLAGDSIIDQLNFMADQGFTAFEDNQMRKRPIAEQEVMAKTMQKRSIEMGVFVAHTIHWKEANLASGNKEKRTEFLSEIKASVEVAKRVNAKWMTVVPGHVDLRQNMAYQTEHVVETLKQASAILEPHSLTMVLEPLNFRDHPGLFLSESPQAYQICKAVDSPSCKILFDIYHQQIQEGNLIPNIKQSWDEIAYFQIGDNPGRKEPTTGEINYKNVFKFIHSKNYQGILGMEHGNSMKDKKGEQAVINAYKEVSKF from the coding sequence ATGCAACGTAGAAATTTCCTTAAAAAAACAGCTCTAGCAAGTACTTTTGCTTTAACAAGTTCAACTTTTTACCCACTTACACGTTCAAAACAAACAAATTTGAAAAATGAATTTCCGCTAAAATATGCCCCACATGCTGGGATGTTTAAAAATCTGGCGGGTGATAGTATTATAGACCAACTTAATTTTATGGCCGACCAAGGCTTTACCGCTTTTGAAGATAATCAGATGCGTAAACGACCGATTGCCGAACAAGAAGTCATGGCAAAAACTATGCAAAAGCGAAGTATAGAAATGGGAGTTTTTGTAGCTCATACAATTCATTGGAAAGAAGCAAATTTAGCTTCTGGGAATAAAGAAAAAAGAACAGAGTTTCTATCAGAGATAAAAGCATCTGTTGAGGTTGCAAAACGTGTAAATGCCAAATGGATGACGGTAGTTCCTGGTCATGTTGACCTGCGTCAGAACATGGCGTACCAAACCGAACATGTTGTTGAAACCTTAAAACAGGCCTCGGCCATTTTAGAACCGCATAGCTTAACAATGGTTTTAGAACCATTAAATTTTAGAGACCATCCTGGTTTATTTTTATCAGAATCACCTCAGGCGTATCAAATTTGTAAAGCGGTGGACTCACCATCCTGTAAAATATTATTTGATATCTATCATCAACAAATACAAGAAGGTAATTTAATTCCGAATATCAAACAATCTTGGGATGAAATTGCCTATTTTCAAATTGGTGATAATCCGGGAAGAAAGGAACCAACTACTGGAGAGATTAATTATAAAAATGTTTTTAAATTTATACATTCCAAAAATTATCAAGGAATATTAGGTATGGAACATGGTAATTCTATGAAAGATAAAAAAGGCGAACAAGCCGTAATTAATGCATATAAAGAAGTTTCAAAATTTTAA
- a CDS encoding Gfo/Idh/MocA family protein, with amino-acid sequence MPKKIRLGILGGGGDSLIGVLHRVASHINDNYKIVGAVFNPNYNDNLSFAKEIDIPTNRIYKDFDTLIDEELKLPEDERIQVCSILTPNFLHFPMAKKLLENGFNVICEKPMTTTYEEAKILQEILNDSDLTFAVTHTYTGYPMTRQMREMIKDGVIGNMQKVDAQYYQGWINPIIHDKSKRSSTWRLDPEKSGISCCMGDIGVHAFNMIEFTTGMQVKSILADLNYLYEDNKMDIDGTVLVRFDSNAKGVIRSSQIATGEENGLTIAVYGDKGALKWEQENPNFLYLLSDDKPLQVYKPGHAYNSELSLDGTKLPPGHPEGIFDAMANIYLGVARAIRGEKYNSGEFPTMSDGVRGLNFIESTVNSHKQGNSWVDLD; translated from the coding sequence ATGCCAAAAAAAATAAGATTGGGAATTCTAGGTGGTGGAGGTGATTCACTTATAGGTGTGTTACATCGTGTTGCCTCACACATTAATGATAATTATAAAATTGTTGGAGCTGTTTTTAATCCTAACTATAATGACAATTTAAGTTTTGCCAAAGAAATAGACATTCCAACTAATAGAATTTATAAGGATTTTGATACTTTAATTGATGAAGAACTAAAGCTGCCCGAAGATGAACGAATTCAAGTTTGTTCTATACTCACTCCAAATTTTTTGCATTTTCCAATGGCTAAAAAATTATTGGAAAATGGATTCAATGTGATTTGTGAAAAACCAATGACTACAACTTACGAGGAGGCTAAAATTTTACAGGAAATTTTAAATGATTCTGATTTGACTTTTGCGGTTACACATACTTATACTGGCTATCCAATGACTCGCCAAATGCGTGAAATGATAAAAGATGGAGTAATTGGCAACATGCAAAAAGTAGATGCCCAATACTATCAAGGATGGATAAACCCAATCATACACGATAAGTCTAAACGTAGTTCAACGTGGCGATTAGATCCTGAAAAATCAGGAATTAGCTGTTGTATGGGTGATATAGGTGTGCATGCCTTTAATATGATTGAGTTTACAACGGGAATGCAGGTAAAGTCTATTTTAGCTGATCTCAATTACTTATACGAAGACAATAAAATGGATATTGACGGAACTGTTTTAGTACGATTTGATAGCAATGCTAAAGGCGTTATCCGTTCCAGTCAGATTGCTACAGGAGAAGAAAATGGATTGACTATTGCTGTTTACGGAGACAAAGGTGCTCTTAAATGGGAACAAGAGAATCCTAATTTTTTATATCTGTTGAGTGATGACAAACCTTTGCAAGTTTATAAACCGGGACATGCTTACAATTCAGAGCTGTCTTTAGATGGTACAAAATTACCTCCTGGGCATCCTGAAGGTATTTTTGATGCCATGGCAAATATTTATTTAGGTGTAGCCAGAGCCATAAGAGGCGAGAAGTACAATTCTGGGGAATTCCCAACAATGAGTGACGGTGTACGCGGACTTAACTTTATTGAAAGTACCGTAAATTCTCATAAACAAGGAAATAGTTGGGTAGATTTGGATTGA
- a CDS encoding 3-keto-disaccharide hydrolase, whose product MYRKLNLIIVISASLMVFSCKTKPEAEKSAPKTEDIVTENWVSLFNGKDLESWTPKIRGYEYGDNIHNTFRVENGVIKVSYDGYGDEFKNRFGHLYYKAPFSNYKLKIQYRFTGTQLKDGPGWATRNSGVMIHCEDPKKIAKDQKFPLCIEVQMLGGIKENASRATGNLCTPGTNVVMDDELVTAHCTNSSSETYYGDQWVNLEVEVHSDSLIIHKINDKEVLRYSKPQIGGADMDDYNAEFKNKIGDALKGGYISLQSESHPVEFRNIELLELED is encoded by the coding sequence ATGTATAGAAAATTAAACTTGATAATTGTTATTTCAGCTTCACTTATGGTATTTAGCTGCAAAACAAAGCCTGAAGCAGAAAAGTCAGCACCAAAAACAGAAGATATAGTAACCGAAAATTGGGTTTCTTTATTTAACGGTAAAGATTTAGAAAGTTGGACACCAAAAATTAGAGGTTATGAGTATGGCGATAATATCCATAATACTTTTCGGGTTGAAAACGGAGTTATCAAAGTTTCTTATGATGGGTATGGAGATGAATTTAAAAATAGATTTGGACATTTATATTACAAAGCACCTTTTTCAAATTACAAATTAAAAATACAATATCGTTTTACAGGCACGCAACTTAAAGATGGTCCCGGTTGGGCAACCAGAAATAGCGGTGTTATGATACACTGCGAAGATCCTAAAAAAATAGCCAAAGATCAAAAATTCCCACTTTGTATAGAAGTCCAGATGTTGGGCGGTATTAAGGAGAATGCGAGTAGGGCTACAGGAAATTTATGCACACCTGGAACAAATGTAGTGATGGATGATGAGTTGGTAACTGCACATTGTACTAATTCTAGTTCCGAAACTTATTATGGAGATCAATGGGTAAATCTAGAAGTTGAGGTACACAGTGATTCATTAATTATTCATAAAATTAATGATAAAGAAGTACTCAGGTATTCAAAACCTCAAATTGGTGGAGCAGATATGGATGATTACAATGCAGAATTTAAAAATAAAATAGGAGACGCATTAAAAGGAGGTTATATATCCTTACAAAGTGAAAGTCATCCTGTAGAATTCAGAAATATTGAATTGTTAGAGTTAGAAGATTAA
- a CDS encoding GMC oxidoreductase, whose protein sequence is MNNMLNEHYDAIVIGTGISGGWAAKELCEKGLKTLVLERGRMVKHGEYPTMNDDPWDMELRGSSTPEDRKRQEKQSRTGYTTKAESKHWFVDDIKHPYNEVKRFDWMRGYHVGGRSITWGRQSYRLSDLDFTANAKDGYGVDWPIRYKDIAPWYDYVERYIGVSGEKLGLPQLPDGIFSPPMELTCVEEEFKSKIANNYDDRLLTIGRAAHITGDHKHKGRTNCQFRNRCIRGCPYGGYFSSNASTLPAANATGNMTLRPNSIVHEIIYDDKQKKATGVKVIDTETKETYVFNADIIFCCASAIASTSILMQSKSDRFPNGLGNDSGELGHNIMDHHLGSGARAKVDGYEDKYYKGRRPNGIYIPRFRNLGDKKTERKDFLRGYGYQGGGGRYGITEHIAELGYGAEYKEAILKPGGWSMGLGGFGECLPYHDNKMTLDYEKLDDWGLPTVTFDAEWKENELTMREDIKQQAAEMLEKAGFRDVETFDTRHAPGIGIHEMGTARMGRDPKTSVLNAINQIHTVPNVYVTDGACMTSAGCQNPSLTYMALTARAAQYAVKQFKSKKA, encoded by the coding sequence ATGAATAACATGCTTAACGAACATTATGATGCCATAGTAATAGGAACAGGAATTAGTGGAGGCTGGGCAGCAAAAGAGCTTTGTGAAAAAGGATTAAAAACATTGGTATTAGAGCGTGGTAGAATGGTTAAGCATGGTGAATACCCTACAATGAACGATGATCCTTGGGATATGGAGTTACGAGGAAGTAGTACTCCAGAAGATAGAAAAAGACAAGAAAAACAGAGCAGAACAGGTTATACAACAAAGGCAGAAAGTAAGCACTGGTTTGTAGATGATATTAAACATCCGTATAACGAAGTTAAGCGTTTTGATTGGATGCGAGGATATCATGTTGGTGGACGTTCCATTACATGGGGTCGTCAAAGTTATCGTTTAAGTGATCTGGATTTTACAGCAAATGCTAAAGACGGTTATGGTGTAGATTGGCCAATACGGTATAAAGATATTGCACCTTGGTATGATTATGTTGAACGTTATATTGGCGTGAGCGGTGAGAAGTTGGGATTACCACAATTGCCAGATGGAATTTTTAGCCCGCCGATGGAACTGACCTGTGTTGAAGAAGAATTTAAGTCGAAAATTGCAAATAATTACGATGATAGATTATTAACAATTGGTAGAGCTGCACATATTACAGGCGATCATAAACACAAAGGCAGAACAAATTGTCAATTCAGAAACAGATGTATTAGGGGCTGCCCTTATGGAGGTTATTTTAGCAGTAATGCTTCAACTTTGCCAGCTGCAAATGCTACAGGTAACATGACTTTGAGACCAAATTCTATTGTTCATGAGATTATTTATGATGATAAACAGAAGAAAGCCACAGGAGTAAAAGTTATTGATACCGAAACTAAAGAAACATATGTTTTTAATGCTGATATTATTTTTTGCTGTGCCTCTGCAATCGCTTCTACGTCTATTTTAATGCAATCTAAATCAGATAGGTTTCCTAATGGATTGGGTAACGACTCGGGCGAATTGGGCCATAATATTATGGATCATCACTTAGGATCTGGAGCAAGAGCAAAGGTTGATGGTTATGAAGATAAATATTATAAAGGAAGAAGGCCTAATGGAATTTACATTCCACGATTCAGAAATTTAGGAGACAAAAAAACAGAAAGAAAAGATTTTTTAAGAGGTTATGGTTACCAAGGAGGAGGGGGAAGGTATGGTATTACTGAACATATTGCTGAATTAGGTTATGGAGCCGAATATAAAGAGGCAATATTGAAACCGGGAGGATGGAGTATGGGCTTAGGTGGTTTCGGCGAATGTTTACCTTACCATGATAATAAAATGACATTGGATTATGAAAAATTAGATGATTGGGGCCTACCAACAGTAACTTTTGATGCTGAATGGAAAGAGAATGAATTGACTATGCGTGAAGACATTAAACAACAAGCCGCTGAAATGCTAGAAAAAGCAGGTTTTAGAGATGTTGAAACTTTTGACACAAGGCATGCACCCGGTATTGGTATCCATGAAATGGGTACAGCAAGAATGGGTAGAGATCCAAAAACTTCTGTGCTTAACGCTATTAATCAAATCCATACCGTACCTAATGTATATGTTACTGATGGTGCCTGTATGACCTCAGCGGGATGTCAAAATCCATCATTGACTTATATGGCATTAACTGCAAGAGCTGCTCAATATGCAGTTAAACAATTCAAATCTAAAAAAGCTTAA
- a CDS encoding gluconate 2-dehydrogenase subunit 3 family protein, with translation MNRRDALKGIGLSFGYVVSTPTIIGMLQSCKTEAASWIPVFLSKEQGYVLKNLIDLILPKTEATPGALDVNVPEFIDLYVSKTATEEGKEKYKKGLNAVLEELGMLSENPPALKTEDFDTILSKYLRSKPEQQKSYSDKEKLVLKTLEGLRGRAVWAYKTSEEIGKNVLAYDPVPGEQKGCISLSETNGRAWSL, from the coding sequence ATGAATAGAAGAGACGCACTAAAAGGGATAGGTTTGTCATTTGGTTATGTAGTGTCAACTCCAACAATAATAGGCATGCTTCAAAGTTGTAAGACCGAAGCTGCATCTTGGATACCAGTTTTTTTATCAAAAGAGCAAGGCTATGTTCTAAAAAATTTGATTGATTTAATTTTACCTAAAACCGAGGCTACACCTGGAGCTTTAGATGTAAATGTGCCAGAATTTATCGATTTATATGTTTCAAAAACAGCTACAGAAGAAGGAAAAGAAAAGTATAAAAAAGGCTTAAATGCTGTCTTAGAAGAGTTAGGGATGTTAAGTGAAAATCCTCCTGCTTTAAAAACGGAAGATTTTGATACTATTTTATCCAAATACTTAAGAAGTAAACCAGAGCAGCAAAAATCATATAGTGATAAAGAGAAATTGGTTTTAAAAACGTTGGAAGGGTTACGAGGAAGAGCAGTTTGGGCATATAAAACAAGTGAAGAAATTGGCAAAAATGTGTTGGCATACGACCCTGTTCCAGGAGAGCAAAAGGGGTGTATCTCATTAAGCGAAACAAATGGAAGGGCGTGGTCGCTATAA
- a CDS encoding Gfo/Idh/MocA family protein, with the protein MSKKGKSTRRSFIKKSAVAAAGISIIPRHVMGGDGFVPPSDKLNIAGIGAGGKGTSDIASFAKSPNVNIVSFCDVDDRQAVKSRKSFPKASYYNDFRKMLEKEGKNIDAVSVSTPDHTHAVAAYAAMQMGKHVYVQKPLTHDIWEARMLTEAAKKYKVVTQMGNQGGSGDGVRKMKEIHDTGIIGDVHTVKCWTNRAIWPQALQTPTKKHRIPKGLNWDLWLGTAEMRDYNDAYLPFDWRGWSDFGTGALGDMACHIMDPVYRILPILYPDTVECSVSDSFKGKFEAADYPKSFPNSSKIHLKYPRTDGKGSIKVSWMDGGLLPERPDELGDDEALGNWDGGVLFIGTKGKLMADCYGANPRLLPLTLNEQFEVEETIARVPEGHYLQWVNACIAGYGNAETSSSFDYAGPFTESILIGNLALKAYFEVDPKAENKGFWGGSKYYGRKRLLWDAENMKITNFDPANKYVKRTYRDGWSL; encoded by the coding sequence ATGAGTAAAAAAGGTAAATCAACCAGAAGGTCATTTATTAAAAAATCAGCCGTAGCTGCTGCGGGTATAAGTATTATCCCGAGGCATGTTATGGGAGGTGATGGTTTTGTTCCGCCGAGCGACAAACTAAATATTGCCGGAATCGGTGCTGGTGGAAAAGGTACAAGTGATATTGCCTCTTTCGCAAAAAGTCCTAATGTTAATATTGTTTCCTTTTGTGATGTTGATGATAGACAAGCTGTTAAGTCAAGAAAGTCATTTCCTAAAGCTAGTTACTATAACGATTTTAGAAAAATGCTAGAAAAGGAAGGGAAGAATATTGATGCAGTTTCTGTTTCTACACCAGACCATACTCATGCAGTTGCTGCTTATGCAGCTATGCAAATGGGTAAGCATGTATATGTTCAAAAACCTTTGACACATGATATTTGGGAGGCCAGAATGCTTACCGAAGCTGCAAAAAAATATAAAGTAGTTACCCAAATGGGGAATCAGGGTGGATCAGGTGATGGAGTGCGAAAAATGAAAGAAATTCATGACACGGGAATCATAGGTGATGTGCATACTGTTAAATGTTGGACCAACCGAGCTATTTGGCCACAAGCATTACAAACACCTACAAAAAAGCATAGAATACCTAAAGGGTTAAATTGGGATCTTTGGTTAGGTACCGCAGAAATGCGTGATTATAATGATGCTTATCTGCCTTTTGATTGGAGGGGCTGGTCAGATTTTGGAACGGGTGCACTAGGTGATATGGCTTGCCATATTATGGATCCTGTTTACCGTATACTTCCTATTTTATATCCTGATACTGTAGAATGCAGTGTTTCAGATTCTTTTAAAGGAAAATTTGAAGCTGCTGATTACCCAAAGAGTTTTCCAAATTCTAGTAAAATTCATTTAAAGTACCCAAGAACTGATGGAAAGGGTTCGATAAAAGTTTCGTGGATGGATGGCGGATTATTGCCTGAACGCCCAGATGAATTAGGTGATGATGAGGCATTAGGAAACTGGGATGGTGGCGTACTTTTTATAGGTACTAAAGGAAAATTAATGGCAGATTGTTACGGTGCAAATCCTAGATTACTTCCGTTGACGTTAAATGAACAATTTGAAGTTGAAGAAACCATTGCTAGAGTCCCTGAAGGTCATTATTTACAATGGGTTAATGCATGTATTGCCGGATACGGAAATGCTGAGACTAGCTCTTCTTTTGATTATGCCGGTCCGTTTACCGAAAGTATACTTATTGGAAATTTGGCTTTAAAAGCTTATTTTGAGGTTGATCCTAAGGCAGAGAATAAAGGGTTTTGGGGAGGTTCTAAATATTATGGAAGAAAGCGATTGTTGTGGGATGCCGAGAATATGAAAATTACCAATTTTGATCCGGCCAATAAGTATGTAAAAAGAACCTATAGAGATGGATGGAGTTTGTAA
- a CDS encoding alpha-amylase family glycosyl hydrolase, which yields MKKKLLVLFLFTSVFTFAQQQTVTFTVAPTPFEETDQITITVTDLDPQAAWGVTDVYLWAWSTAGGSQMDAPNNGTWQNSNEAHKLTKSGNNYSITFTPTTFYGRTGMTSIGFLVKAKNGDGDKKSQDKVVNVGTIIVPTVTEAPVPTGMLDGINLNPTDNTKATLVLYAPDKQFVNLIGSMNNWTRDDTNYLLKKDSSKDRFWVELTGLTPQTNIMYQYLVDGLIRIADPYSTTILDESNDGFINATTYPNLPTYPTGQTNHAVTLLRTGDTPYNWQTTNFQPPAKTDLVIYELLIRDFDALHSFDAVKGRLDYLQDLGVNAIELMPVSEFDGNESWGYNPSFHMALDKYYGTPTAFKQLVDECHSRGIAVILDVVYNHATGQNPYYRMWNTDNGGYGGKATTDSPFFNPDATHSYSVFNDFNHSKQATKDYVKRTAQYWIDEYKIDGFRWDLTKGFTQNCTDSDQNCTNQEQADRVAVLKTYADYQWEVDNDFYVIFEHLGTNQEETQWVNYRLGEGKGIMVWGNHNGNYSEATMGYHDAGKSDFSWISYKNRGWTVPANVSYMESHDEERLMYKNLEFGNSSGTYNIKTLETALDRMELAGAFYFTIPGPKMIWQFGELGYDISIDFNGRVGNKPIKWEYFNEPDRKAIYDTWTKLIKLKKQVPIFKTDNFTLDVDKTNGQKKIHLTDDATSPDVKHITIIGNFGVTAQNISPEFQQTGTWYDLLNDNTTLTVSSTSAPISLQPGEFRIYASSAVTLSVENISINDLVSIYPNPVTDEFKINHQTNTVNIYDISGRLVKSFKGNFESNNAFDISDLKPAFYLLKLQSEQGVATKKLIKN from the coding sequence ATGAAAAAAAAACTACTCGTATTATTTTTATTTACCAGCGTCTTTACTTTTGCCCAACAGCAAACAGTAACCTTTACAGTAGCCCCAACACCTTTTGAGGAAACTGATCAAATCACTATTACAGTTACTGATTTAGACCCGCAAGCAGCTTGGGGAGTAACTGATGTTTATCTTTGGGCATGGTCAACTGCAGGCGGCAGTCAAATGGATGCCCCAAATAATGGTACTTGGCAAAATTCTAATGAGGCTCATAAACTAACCAAGAGTGGCAATAACTATTCCATTACGTTTACACCAACCACCTTTTATGGAAGAACAGGAATGACCAGTATTGGTTTTTTAGTAAAAGCTAAAAATGGTGATGGCGATAAAAAATCACAAGACAAAGTAGTAAATGTAGGTACTATTATCGTACCAACCGTTACGGAAGCTCCTGTTCCGACAGGAATGTTAGACGGCATAAACCTCAATCCAACTGATAATACTAAAGCAACGTTGGTACTCTATGCACCAGATAAACAATTCGTAAATCTAATTGGCTCAATGAATAATTGGACACGTGATGACACCAATTACCTCTTAAAAAAAGACAGTTCTAAAGATAGATTTTGGGTAGAACTAACGGGACTGACCCCACAAACTAATATCATGTACCAATATTTGGTGGATGGATTGATTAGAATTGCAGACCCTTATTCTACTACGATTCTAGATGAAAGCAATGATGGTTTTATAAATGCAACAACCTACCCTAATTTACCAACATATCCAACAGGACAAACCAATCATGCGGTAACACTATTAAGAACTGGTGACACGCCATATAATTGGCAAACCACAAATTTTCAACCGCCCGCCAAAACCGATTTGGTCATTTATGAACTACTCATACGAGATTTTGATGCACTGCATAGTTTTGATGCAGTTAAAGGTAGACTAGATTATCTGCAAGACCTAGGTGTAAATGCCATTGAGTTAATGCCTGTAAGTGAATTTGACGGCAACGAATCTTGGGGTTATAACCCCTCTTTTCATATGGCGTTAGATAAGTATTATGGCACACCTACTGCTTTTAAGCAATTGGTTGACGAATGCCATTCACGAGGAATTGCGGTTATTTTAGATGTGGTGTATAACCATGCTACGGGTCAAAACCCATATTACAGAATGTGGAATACAGACAATGGTGGTTATGGTGGAAAAGCAACTACAGACAGTCCGTTTTTTAATCCAGACGCAACACATAGTTACAGTGTTTTTAACGATTTTAACCATAGTAAACAAGCCACAAAAGACTATGTAAAACGTACCGCTCAATATTGGATTGATGAATATAAAATTGATGGTTTTAGATGGGATTTAACTAAAGGATTTACACAAAACTGTACCGATAGCGACCAAAATTGTACAAACCAAGAACAAGCTGATAGAGTAGCTGTTTTAAAAACCTATGCCGATTACCAATGGGAAGTTGACAATGATTTTTATGTCATTTTTGAACATTTAGGTACCAATCAAGAAGAAACCCAATGGGTTAATTATAGGTTAGGTGAAGGCAAAGGCATTATGGTTTGGGGTAATCATAATGGTAATTATAGTGAAGCAACAATGGGCTATCACGATGCGGGAAAATCAGATTTCTCATGGATTTCCTATAAAAATAGAGGCTGGACAGTTCCTGCAAATGTGAGTTATATGGAAAGTCATGATGAAGAACGTTTAATGTATAAAAATCTGGAATTTGGTAATTCAAGTGGCACATATAATATTAAAACATTGGAAACTGCTTTAGACCGAATGGAATTAGCAGGGGCTTTCTATTTTACCATTCCCGGACCTAAAATGATTTGGCAATTTGGCGAATTGGGTTATGATATCAGCATCGATTTTAATGGAAGAGTCGGAAATAAACCAATAAAATGGGAATATTTTAATGAACCCGATCGAAAAGCTATTTATGATACTTGGACCAAATTAATCAAACTAAAAAAGCAAGTTCCTATTTTTAAAACGGATAATTTCACCTTAGATGTTGACAAAACAAACGGTCAGAAAAAGATACATCTGACAGATGACGCTACAAGCCCTGATGTAAAACATATTACCATTATTGGTAATTTTGGAGTAACTGCCCAGAATATAAGTCCCGAGTTTCAACAAACTGGAACTTGGTACGATTTGTTAAATGATAACACTACATTAACAGTATCGAGTACTAGTGCACCTATTAGTTTACAACCTGGTGAATTTAGAATTTACGCCTCTAGTGCTGTTACATTGAGCGTGGAGAATATCTCAATTAATGATTTGGTAAGTATTTACCCCAACCCCGTTACCGATGAATTTAAAATTAACCACCAAACCAATACGGTAAACATTTATGATATTTCAGGACGATTGGTAAAATCGTTTAAAGGTAATTTTGAGTCAAATAATGCATTTGACATTTCAGATTTAAAGCCTGCTTTTTATTTACTAAAATTACAATCTGAACAAGGTGTGGCAACTAAAAAATTGATAAAAAACTAA
- a CDS encoding sugar phosphate isomerase/epimerase family protein, translated as MTKNILYALFALLLTTASCKKTSPKTDETVEVVSAEKKAPFFKISLAQWSLHKAIRNEKTLDPIGFAEKAKELGFEGIEYVSGLYNEKLKTMSMDALLDSLKAKSTAHGVKNVLIMVDGEGNLASTDEKERNQAIDNHKKWVDAAAFLGCHAIRVNLNGATEKDAWIESSVKGLGKLAEYGATKNINVIVENHGGFSSNADLLSEVMTKINMDNCGTLPDFGNFRISKDELYDYYKGTEILMKHAKAVSAKSYDFDTDGNETTLDYTRLLQIVKDAGYTGYIGVEYEGSRLSEEEGIEATKQLLINAAKKLN; from the coding sequence ATGACAAAAAACATTCTTTATGCATTATTTGCACTTCTCTTAACTACCGCTTCTTGTAAGAAAACATCACCTAAAACCGATGAAACAGTAGAAGTTGTTTCAGCTGAAAAAAAAGCACCTTTTTTTAAAATCTCATTAGCTCAGTGGTCTTTGCATAAAGCCATACGGAATGAAAAAACCTTAGATCCGATAGGTTTTGCAGAAAAAGCCAAAGAACTAGGTTTTGAAGGTATAGAATATGTATCGGGACTGTACAATGAAAAATTAAAAACTATGAGTATGGATGCTCTTCTTGATTCTTTAAAAGCTAAAAGTACAGCTCATGGTGTTAAAAATGTTTTGATTATGGTAGACGGTGAGGGAAATTTGGCTTCAACGGATGAAAAAGAAAGAAATCAAGCTATTGACAATCACAAAAAATGGGTTGATGCTGCTGCTTTTTTAGGATGTCATGCTATTCGTGTAAACTTAAATGGTGCCACTGAAAAAGATGCTTGGATAGAATCTTCGGTTAAAGGTTTAGGCAAATTGGCCGAATATGGAGCAACCAAAAACATCAATGTAATCGTTGAAAATCACGGTGGGTTTTCTTCAAATGCAGATTTATTGAGCGAAGTTATGACCAAAATTAATATGGATAATTGTGGAACACTACCCGACTTTGGCAACTTTCGCATATCCAAAGATGAACTTTATGACTATTACAAAGGTACAGAAATCTTAATGAAGCATGCCAAAGCAGTTAGTGCTAAATCTTATGATTTTGATACAGATGGTAATGAAACTACTCTAGATTACACTCGTTTATTACAAATTGTAAAAGATGCAGGATATACCGGATATATCGGAGTTGAATATGAAGGAAGCCGTTTGAGTGAAGAAGAGGGTATTGAAGCTACCAAACAATTATTAATAAATGCTGCTAAAAAGTTAAATTAA